From Alloacidobacterium dinghuense:
ATGTTGCGATCACGACATCTTTCGGAATCGCGAATCTCAAGTACTTTCAAGTTGTGACCGATCAGGTCGTTGAACACGAATAACACCAAGCCTTTGAACTCTGCCGAGAATTGCCGCTCCCTACGAACCTCCGATAGTATGAAGTGTCTGCCGTAACTCTGTTTTCCTCATACGCGGGAATTCTGCGCCTGGGATGAGTCTGCGGCCTCTACAAGCTATGAAAATCCACGAGTATCAAGCGAAAGACATCCTGGCGAAATACGGCGTTGCCGTGCCGCGGGGTGAGGTGGCCAACACGCTCGACGAAGCGCTGGATGTGGCCAAGAAGCTCTTTACCGGCGGAGCAAGTGGCGTCGTGGTAAAGGCGCAGATTCACGCTGGCGGTCGCGGTAAAGGCGGCGGCGTGAAGGTGGCAAAGAATCTGGATGAAGCAGAGCAGTATGCCAAGCAGATTCTCGGCATGCAGCTCATTACGCATCAGACCGGTCCTCAAGGACAGAAGGTGCAGCGACTGCTGATCGAAGAAACGGCTGCGATCGATCGCGAACTGTATCTCGGAATCGTGCTTGACCGCGCTGCGGCGAAGCTCGTCTTCATGGCATCCCAGGCTGGCGGTATGGAGATCGAAGAGGTAGCCGCGAAAGATCCCAAGGCAATTCATAAGGCTTATATCGATCCAGCAGTGGGCTTCCAGCCTTATCAGGCCCGTGAATTGGCATTTGCCCTGGGATTGAAGGCGACGCAGATCAACGAGGCGGTCAAGTTCATGATGGGCCTCTATAAGGCGTACGTCGACACCGACGCTTCGCTGCTTGAAATCAACCCATTCATCACGACCAAAGACGACAAGCTCTTCGCACTCGATTGCAAGATCAATTTCGATGACAACGCGATGTTCCGCCACAAGGAGTTAAAAGAGTTGCGCGACGTCGCGGAAGAAGACCCACTTGAAGTCGAGGCCTCGAAGTACGCATTGAACTACATCAAGCTAGACGGCAATATCGCCTGCATGGTCAACGGCGCTGGTCTGGCGATGGCAACGATGGACATCATCCAGTACGCAGGCGGTTCGCCAGCCAACTTCCTCGACGTAGGTGGCGGCGCAAATCAGCAGCAGATTGAGCATGCCTTTGAAATTCTGCTCTCCGACAAGAACGTGCAGGCGGTCTTCATCAATATCTTTGGCGGCATTCTGCGCGTCGATACGCTGGCGCAAGGGGTTGTCGAGGCGGCGAAGAAGACGAATGTGAAGGTGCCGGTGATTCTGAGGCTCGAAGGTACAAACGTTGAACAGGGCCGCGAAATCCTGAAGAATTCTGGTCTCAACTTCATCATCGGCGACACGATGCAGGACGCTGCGCAAAAGGCAGTTACTGCGGCAAAGGGAGGCAAGTAAACATGGCGGTTCTGGTCGATAAAAACACTCGCCTCATTGTGCAGGGGATCACCGGCAAGGAAGGCACCTTTCACGCCAAGGGCTGCGCCGAATACGGCACCAAGGTTGTTGGAGGTGTGACTCCCGGAAAAGGTGGCACAATCCACGAGGGCTGGCCGGTTTTCGACACGGTTGAGAAGGCTGTTGCGGAAACGGGCGCAAATGCCACGGTGATTTTTGTACCTCCGCCGTTTGCCGCCG
This genomic window contains:
- the sucC gene encoding ADP-forming succinate--CoA ligase subunit beta, whose protein sequence is MKIHEYQAKDILAKYGVAVPRGEVANTLDEALDVAKKLFTGGASGVVVKAQIHAGGRGKGGGVKVAKNLDEAEQYAKQILGMQLITHQTGPQGQKVQRLLIEETAAIDRELYLGIVLDRAAAKLVFMASQAGGMEIEEVAAKDPKAIHKAYIDPAVGFQPYQARELAFALGLKATQINEAVKFMMGLYKAYVDTDASLLEINPFITTKDDKLFALDCKINFDDNAMFRHKELKELRDVAEEDPLEVEASKYALNYIKLDGNIACMVNGAGLAMATMDIIQYAGGSPANFLDVGGGANQQQIEHAFEILLSDKNVQAVFINIFGGILRVDTLAQGVVEAAKKTNVKVPVILRLEGTNVEQGREILKNSGLNFIIGDTMQDAAQKAVTAAKGGK